One window of the Triticum dicoccoides isolate Atlit2015 ecotype Zavitan chromosome 3B, WEW_v2.0, whole genome shotgun sequence genome contains the following:
- the LOC119276595 gene encoding uncharacterized protein LOC119276595 isoform X2 produces MVMDDHQLRLLQIPPPIHPEDPDSPLPETILIDSFGYLSDRTNATTARGRRSRTKKKGKRILVTFWPAAPPRVSCFIVHCPDLKPDAFADMPKISYTEDGLVLLRITICPERQHVYTKNIRYFVYQAGTKKTPPSVKLVHCPPYFRIYDQEVALLHCHDQEMFFIAVLRRAFIEREYTDGHFNLHLYNSKTKAWSTKLMLLDSPKDFEFQSPNKGITIGGELGSVGWVDLGRGIIICDLLLLDSNQSLRYIPLPSPLSPDPLIGYPLYVQNITVLQGYIKYFEMHNNVRPGSDTGSSPISQGWIAATKKLKISSIGSTSDSSNWEEDCTIRCPDDVPLDNPVYAQMLLPNLQERGDDTKPNLKRTCLGYPALSLHDGDVVYLMHMPDTLGDKACVIALDMRNKAVKGVANFGGSGRPLGHCFTYFPSGISKHLGIFSSTRQISNAAETSMDGK; encoded by the exons ATGGTGATGGATGACCACCAACTCCGGCTACTCCAGATCCCTCCGCCTATCCACCCCGAGGATCCGGATTCTCCTCTCCCGGAGACCATCCTCATCGACTCCTTCGGCTACCTCAGCGACCGCACCAACGCCACCACCGCCCGTGGCCGCAGGAGCAggaccaagaagaagggcaagcgcATCCTGGTCACCTTCTGGCCGGCTGCCCCGCCGCGCGTCTCCTGCTTCATCGTCCACTGCCCAGATCTGAAGCCCGATGCATTCGCTGACATGCCCAAGATCTCCTATACGGAGGATGGCCTCGTCCTGCTCCGCATCACCATCTGCCCCGAGCGCCAGCACGTGTACACCAAGAACATTCGCTACTTCGTCTACCAGGCCGGCACCAAGAAGACGCCGCCGTCGGTCAAGCTCGTCCACTGTCCCCCCTACTTCAGGATCTACGACCAAGAGGTTGCCTTACTGCACTGCCACGACCAAGAGATGTTCTTCATCGCCGTGCTCCGCAGGGCCTTCATTGAGCGGGAGTACACCGACGGGCACTTTAATCTCCACCTGTACAACTCCAAGACAAAGGCATGGAGCACCAAGTTGATGCTTCTTGATTCGCCCAAGGATTTTGAGTTCCAGTCTCCCAACAAGGGGATCACCATTGGAGGGGAGCTTGGTTCAGTGGGTTGGGTCGACCTCGGGCGGGGCATTATCATCTGTGACCTTCTCCTCCTTGACAGCAACCAGAGTCTTCGCTACATCCCGCTACCTTCGCCGCTGTCGCCcg atccGCTCATTGGTTATCCGTTGTATGTTCAGAACATCACTGTTCTCCAAGGTTACATCAAGTATTTTGAGATGCACAATAACGTCAGACCGGGCTCAGACACTGGAAGCTCCCCGATATCTCAAGGTTGGATTGCtgcaacaaaaaaattaaaaatttcaaGCATTGGTTCCACTTCTGATAGCAGCAACTGGGAGGAGGACTGCACTATCAGATGCCCAGATGATGTACCATTGGATAACCCTGTGTATGCCCAAATGCTACTACCTAATCTGCAGGAGCGTGGTGATGATACCAAGCCAAACCTCAAGAGAACTTGTCTAGGCTATCCTGCTCTTAGCTTGCATGACGGTGATGTTGTTTACCTTATGCACATGCCTGATACCCTTGGGGATAAGGCTTGTGTTATTGCTCTTGATATGAGGAACAAGGCTGTAAAAGGCGTGGCTAATTTTGGCGGCTCTGGAAGACCCCTGGGTCATTGTTTCACCTACTTTCCCAGTGGGATCTCCAAGCATCTGGGCATTTTCTCATCAACCAG GCAAATATCGAATGCTGCTGAAACAAGTATGGATGGCAAGTAA
- the LOC119276595 gene encoding uncharacterized protein LOC119276595 isoform X1, whose amino-acid sequence MVMDDHQLRLLQIPPPIHPEDPDSPLPETILIDSFGYLSDRTNATTARGRRSRTKKKGKRILVTFWPAAPPRVSCFIVHCPDLKPDAFADMPKISYTEDGLVLLRITICPERQHVYTKNIRYFVYQAGTKKTPPSVKLVHCPPYFRIYDQEVALLHCHDQEMFFIAVLRRAFIEREYTDGHFNLHLYNSKTKAWSTKLMLLDSPKDFEFQSPNKGITIGGELGSVGWVDLGRGIIICDLLLLDSNQSLRYIPLPSPLSPDPLIGYPLYVQNITVLQGYIKYFEMHNNVRPGSDTGSSPISQGWIAATKKLKISSIGSTSDSSNWEEDCTIRCPDDVPLDNPVYAQMLLPNLQERGDDTKPNLKRTCLGYPALSLHDGDVVYLMHMPDTLGDKACVIALDMRNKAVKGVANFGGSGRPLGHCFTYFPSGISKHLGIFSSTRTSVHALASLFRFQPSDR is encoded by the exons ATGGTGATGGATGACCACCAACTCCGGCTACTCCAGATCCCTCCGCCTATCCACCCCGAGGATCCGGATTCTCCTCTCCCGGAGACCATCCTCATCGACTCCTTCGGCTACCTCAGCGACCGCACCAACGCCACCACCGCCCGTGGCCGCAGGAGCAggaccaagaagaagggcaagcgcATCCTGGTCACCTTCTGGCCGGCTGCCCCGCCGCGCGTCTCCTGCTTCATCGTCCACTGCCCAGATCTGAAGCCCGATGCATTCGCTGACATGCCCAAGATCTCCTATACGGAGGATGGCCTCGTCCTGCTCCGCATCACCATCTGCCCCGAGCGCCAGCACGTGTACACCAAGAACATTCGCTACTTCGTCTACCAGGCCGGCACCAAGAAGACGCCGCCGTCGGTCAAGCTCGTCCACTGTCCCCCCTACTTCAGGATCTACGACCAAGAGGTTGCCTTACTGCACTGCCACGACCAAGAGATGTTCTTCATCGCCGTGCTCCGCAGGGCCTTCATTGAGCGGGAGTACACCGACGGGCACTTTAATCTCCACCTGTACAACTCCAAGACAAAGGCATGGAGCACCAAGTTGATGCTTCTTGATTCGCCCAAGGATTTTGAGTTCCAGTCTCCCAACAAGGGGATCACCATTGGAGGGGAGCTTGGTTCAGTGGGTTGGGTCGACCTCGGGCGGGGCATTATCATCTGTGACCTTCTCCTCCTTGACAGCAACCAGAGTCTTCGCTACATCCCGCTACCTTCGCCGCTGTCGCCcg atccGCTCATTGGTTATCCGTTGTATGTTCAGAACATCACTGTTCTCCAAGGTTACATCAAGTATTTTGAGATGCACAATAACGTCAGACCGGGCTCAGACACTGGAAGCTCCCCGATATCTCAAGGTTGGATTGCtgcaacaaaaaaattaaaaatttcaaGCATTGGTTCCACTTCTGATAGCAGCAACTGGGAGGAGGACTGCACTATCAGATGCCCAGATGATGTACCATTGGATAACCCTGTGTATGCCCAAATGCTACTACCTAATCTGCAGGAGCGTGGTGATGATACCAAGCCAAACCTCAAGAGAACTTGTCTAGGCTATCCTGCTCTTAGCTTGCATGACGGTGATGTTGTTTACCTTATGCACATGCCTGATACCCTTGGGGATAAGGCTTGTGTTATTGCTCTTGATATGAGGAACAAGGCTGTAAAAGGCGTGGCTAATTTTGGCGGCTCTGGAAGACCCCTGGGTCATTGTTTCACCTACTTTCCCAGTGGGATCTCCAAGCATCTGGGCATTTTCTCATCAACCAG GACAAGCGTGCATGCGCTAGCTTCTCTCTTCAGGTTTCAGCCAAGCGATCGATGA